Part of the Devosia sp. SL43 genome, TATGGTCGAGAATGAGGAATGTCCCGAGACTCCGATGCGCCAGGTCGGGGTCATAGAACGAATAGACCATCGACAGCCCATCAGGCATCACATCGGTCAGCGCCACGGCGATCAGTCGCCCATCCGGGTCATCGCGCAGCCGATATTCCACCAGCACCGATTGCACCGGCGTATCCTCGACCATGTATTCATAGTCGACAAAGCTCATCTGATTCATGCCGCCACCGGCATGCCGCGACTCCAGATAGCGCTTGAACAGATCGTACTGCTCGCTGGTCGCAGTGGTCGGGCGGACTTCGATCGCGATATCATCATTGTTCCGGAGCACCCGGCGATAACGCCCCGACGCCTCGAACTCTCCAGCCACGATTCGCACCGATTGGCAGGCATTGCAGCCCTCACAGGCCGGCCGGTAGATCAGGTTCTGGCTGCGCCGAAACCCATTCTCGCTCAGCAGTGCATGCAGGCTCGATGCCCGCCGCCCAGTCAGGTGCGTGAACAGCTT contains:
- a CDS encoding arginyltransferase, translated to MTDQTPETTQLFLTAAMPCPYLPGRQERKLFTHLTGRRASSLHALLSENGFRRSQNLIYRPACEGCNACQSVRIVAGEFEASGRYRRVLRNNDDIAIEVRPTTATSEQYDLFKRYLESRHAGGGMNQMSFVDYEYMVEDTPVQSVLVEYRLRDDPDGRLIAVALTDVMPDGLSMVYSFYDPDLAHRSLGTFLILDHIAQVRSANLNYVYLGYWVKDSPKMAYKAQFRPLEVQKGTLGWCSLD